The Dreissena polymorpha isolate Duluth1 chromosome 4, UMN_Dpol_1.0, whole genome shotgun sequence region GATGACAATTggttaacaataaaatacatgtaccaaAACAGGTTAACTAGTTATGGATTTGACATgcctaattaatatattttattaaccaggttttccgaaggaaaaaaatggttattagattggcgaatgcgggcgggctggctggctggctggcgggctggcggaataagcttgtccgggccataactatgtcgttcattgtcagattttaaaatcatttggcacatttgttcaccatcattggacggtgtgtcgcgcgaaataattacgtcgatatctccaaggtcaaggtcacactttgagttcaaaggtcaaaaatggccataaattagcttgtccgagccataactatgtcgttcatcgtcagattttaaaatcatttggcacatttgttcaccatcattggacggtgtgtcgcgcgaaataattacgtcgatatctccaaggtcaaggtcacactttgagttcaaaggtcaaaaatggccataaatgagcttgtcctggccataactatgtcattcattgtgagattttaaaatcatttggcacatttgttcaccatcatgggacggtgtgtcccacgaaagaatcacgtcaatatctccaatgtcaaggtcgccacgactaaaaatagattttaaaaaaaaaaaaaatacaaagggggttaattttttttggtcatttcaaaagttcagtttgagttttctccctttatcagatttttttttcacaatgaaaacctggttttgtgacaattttgtcccttgtttttacatagaatataaaataaacatcttcTATACGCCTTTTATCTGATAGCAAAAAGCTATGTTATATACTGGTATAAATTCCTAGATAGGTAGTAATTATTATTGGTGCTGTAAAGAGAGATATGTGTGGTTAAAATTTTAAGCCACACATTTCCGCTGAAGCAGCAAAAGGcatataataaatcattattGAATTAATATGTAATTACTATCATGTTTATATGTTGCAATTTATAATGCATCATGCAAATGTCGCTATTACATATTACTGTCATTTCAAAGCCAATTATTTATCTTCAGATGGGGCTTTGTCGTCCACGGTGGGATTGATGGATACTCGAGACTGTGTGTCTTCCTGAAAGTATCCACCAACAACCGTGCAACCACGATGACGAAAGCCTTCATAAATGGTACTAGGCAGTATGGTGTACCTTCCAGAGTGAGATCGGATAAAGGTCTGGAAAACACAGGAGTTGGAGCCTTCATGATATCCTATCGAGGCCCTGGTCGTGGATCCTTCATTACTGGGAAGAGCGTCCACAACCAGAGGATCGAGCGGCTCTGGAGGGACATGTATTCTGCATGTACCAATGTGTTCCACCAGCTCTTCCAACATCTAGAGGAGACGGGTCGCTTGGACCTGAGCTCCGAAGTACACATGTGGTGCTTACACCTGGTGTATGTTCCACTCATTCAGCGGGCCTTTGACCGCTTCCGTGACGGATGGAACTGCCACAGACTGAGTGAGGAGAGGGGCAGAACACCCACCCAGCTTTATCTGCAGGGCATGATAGAGCATGCAGGACGTGGTCATCGAGGGGTTGATGACATGTTCTTTGAACCTCAGGAGGAACAACTGAGTGTCTCAGAGGAAGACTATGGAGTAGATGAGGAAGCTCCTGTAGCCTCAGCAAATGACGATGAGCTACAGGTGTCCTCTGTTACAACACCCATTGACCATGAACAAATGGCAGAACTAACTAATAGAATAAGACCCTTGGATTCAGAGGATGGTTTGGCTGTTGACTTGTTTGAACAGGCTGTGTCCTTTTGTTCGCAGGCATTAAACATATAATGACGTATACTGAACAGTTCTAAGTGGTCAATGGGTTGTAACAGAGGACACCTCTGGCTTCGTCGTTTTCTAAGTTTCAGTAGCTTCCTCATCTACTCAGTTGTTCTTCCTGAGGTTCAAAGAACGTCATCCACCCTCGATGACCACGTCCCGCATGCTCTATCTTGCCCTGCGTGGTTGAACAAGTtgtcatcccccccccccccccccagagggTTAGGGGATACAAACTTGCAATCATATTCCCGCTTTCACACCTGTAAGCTATCATACACTTAGTGTTTGATTGATGTACCTAATGTATATTGTTATACATATGAACACCAGTATGAAGTTTCCTCAAAGGACTAATTTGTCGTACTTATTtagtaaaaagtaaatacatgttgaatattaaagttttgtAGCGTTTAATTGAGGTTTAACTTAACATAATTTCTAAAAgaattagttgttgtttttgcttgGGAATGTTTAATTCCAATTTGTATACTCAATTGATGTAGATTGCAGagagaaaaaaaaagataacaaaCACGATCCAAAGTGTGACTTACTTATCTGGTAGACATTCACAGATGGATGTAAATAAAAATGCTGAAAATGTGTTATCTATTCTGATTTTATCTGAAGAATCAGGAATATTAGTAAACGTTATGAATGTAATGTTTAATATTGTCTTCAATTAACTTTTGATATCTGGAATTTTATAGCTCCTAGCTTTTGATGTTTTAAAGTTTTCTGAATAAATGATTTAGTTTTGTTAAGCAATATGTATGTAAACGAGATTTCAAATTATAGATATTAACCGTGTTAGCTtgagtgtaggacattagccctcttggacattagcccctaggacataagcccctCAGGACGCTAGCCCCATTAGCCCATAGGACTTTTTGCCCTTTGTGTGTTAGCCCCTacccatttttaaatatttcttaggTATTAAATgtcatctttttaaaaataaaatgcaattaaaaggtaGAAGATGCTAAAAATATCAGATTGACATATCTTTTATAAGATTTTTAGTAACAGAGCACttaattaatatgtataaataatCATGTTCTACTGtgaaattgtgttatttaaagagtgattaaaaattaagaaaaagtTATTAAAGATTTTAGCAACTGGATAAAAAACAATAGTATTACATAATCTGTACTATATGTGTTGCATCAACTAATTCAAGTACATTATGAGGTTAATTGGTATTAcagtttactattttattattggtGCCGAATATCCAAGGTTGAAAGTATCTATTGTCTTCCCTGCCAAATTGATAGCAGATGGCTGACTTACGTATAATGTGTGTTCCTTGCGATACTGTAAATACATGCTttctatgtgtttatttgtacttgaattgtttatatttcatgttttctatgTGTTTTATATGTGTTTCTGCAGAAACAGTAATATATCTGATGTATGATTATGTTCCTTGGTATAATACAGAAACCATACGCAAACCATGTTTGCATGTTTGTTGGTTacttttacatacattttgtaatatgGGAAAATAAAGTATGATATGAGGCCttaatgacgttttaagtgttaaGTCTAACCAGACTATGCTAGTGTTTGCTATTTACAACTGTAATGTATTTTAGTGAAATACGAGCACATTGCTCGCTGTACATGCTTTTTGTATTACGATAAATAGATATGACATGTTGCCTTAAGCCCCTTTGTATTATTATAGTTACAAGGCTATAATAGATTTGCTCTATACAACTAGTATTTTAGTGACctaatttgaaattgttaaatgcAGAATTGATTCTGATGTTTATGCTAATATCATACCATGTAACCGTTCTATCATATGAATAAATATGACAAAAACATCCATAATGTCTTACTCGTTAAAGCATAAGGTATTTTAAGATcttacaattaatgtattataacgtGTCATTATAACTCTAGTTTCCACAACATTTGTCTTTCGGTAAGACAAATATACGACAAGTGAATATATAGTGTTAAGTTTAGTCCAGATGTTAGTGATAGCAGTTGACAATGATATAAGTCTGACATTTTGGTTTCGGTAAGGCATATATATCTATGGCACTCTTAATGTTATTCTATAGATGATAAAATACCATCTGTGATAGATATTTAATTCATACAAGCTGAATGATTAAACTTTATTATCTCTTTGTAATTAAAGATTTCTCTGCGATTGgttgttttacttgtttttcgtaatagtaaaatcgaactaaattataaacatatccgGTAGATGCACATGTGAAGAGGCAGATGTAAAGAAACCTTTAATGCAGGAAAAAGTGGTGTAATATagcatatttatgttaatgtgtGTATATGAGTACTCTTTTGTCATTGTTTGTGAAATCGTCGTGTATGTTTCGAATACAGCCTCAAAAGGCTTCTTTAAACAACACGCTATCATggttatatgatgatatttgatagCACGAAACAAATTAGGATAAATATATGCTACATTTTTAAAAGCCAATTTCTATGTTTTCTACTTTATTAATAGAATATCATCCAGTGATCGTTACAAGACTAAAGTAAATAAAGGCAGCCTTACTACccgaatttattaattaaaataaaactctaAGATGAGATGagaacatattgtattatagttgtattgtattatagtttGTATTATTGGCTAAATGATTAGAATACGTTCCATAAATATCTTGCATGtatgtttttgaaatattgttcttaaagcgatcttctccaaatgttggaaacatacaactgcaacttttgttaaatttttgtattcttgtatgcACTGTTCGCcaatacttgtattgtatatatgtcctcgtgggcttaaatgccttattggattgaaataaactgtcttGTCTTGTATTGGTGTTTGTTGAAAAATGATTATGCATTTAACATCATTATGCATTCACACCTTTATTAATGGCTGTATGTGTAAGCACATGTAATTACTtataatctatttaaaaaaaggcatcaaagagtgttttttttatttgggggggggggggggggggcaattatTCAAGATCATAATACTATTGCAAAAAATTAAAACagtaaagaaattgtaaaaaacacaaaaaaatacgTGTTGTACAAGCTATATATTGGAAAGAATATATATAAGACttcaacattttataataattgtatgtatttacatatgaaatgaaaatggaataaaaaaacttcctttaaaataagttatgaacGTTTAAAAACACCTGGGGGCTAACGTCCTAGTGCACACTTttgaaggggctaatgtcctagacGGCTTATGTCCGTAACCCGTTAGTTTTCGGTCGCTTGTCTTCAGTACAAGGATATTGATGGAGACAATCGCAGATTTCTGCAGTATTTTATCACATACTTGTATACAGATTAAAATACATAGTatgcatttttaaattatgttgagAATAAACGTGTATTACATGTAAAACTGTTTTCTCGTGATTCTTGAAAATGAAAGATCCCCAATCATCAGATAGAGCAaacttctttttatttatttattcattcatctatttatttattaactattttaaaCAGTTACCATTATTGCTTTGGTGACAACTAACAAATCGATGGCATGTTGTTTTTACAATAATCTACAGTTGACAGGAGCCTGTTGGTAGGAAAGGGGCTTCGCGACCTCCTGAAGAAAAAGGGTGCAGATAATTATCCACGAACATTCATGACATGCTGTTGTTATAGCTCATAATTCGACACTATAAATGCAGTGGTCCTATCCAATTAGTCAATACAATTTTCTCGATACCAATTaagacacatttgttcacccatCTGATTGGAAACCTATTGGCGAAAGTTTGCGTGATAATAACGCGTTACATGTTATATCTTGTTTTCTGTTATATTCGACATTGAATTTGGATTAGAGTTTGAAGGTAAGctataattcttacaaaaaaattGTTTACGCACACACAATTTAATGCATTAATGTATCTCGGCTATATCCGTAAACATTTCACAATTACGATTGAAATTGAAATTACGTGCGTAAccaattttaacgaaataattatgtttgattggCTTATTCATACCCGCATCacgcaaacaataatttaagtttttGAATATACATTAAGATCTATCAATATAGATTTCTTTATTAATAGTCCGTTGATATACTAGATCGTTTTCCAATAATGTTTAAGTTCGACAATAAAAAAAGTGCATAACCAATTTTTACTCGCAACACGGAGCGATTGTCACACTGATGTTGTTTATTGAAATTGGCCAAACATGTATCTTTATTGAACAGTTTGACAattcttaaggtataagaaatTGCATAAAATGACGTTATTTGTTGTTTATACGCCCATTGTCAATTTaggaaacatttttattttaaaagtagttAACAAACCAACTTATAGTTttcaaccaattgaaactttaaactttaaatgatgaaaaaaacGGATATGGGTACATTGTGTTTGCTAtcaataaaacatgacagtcactacaaaatcgtaatatataatatactctgtaagatcatttcaaattaaaactacAAAATTGACAGCTATTCAAAGATATATTATTCAGTTgagtgaaggaatgatatattataataaccatgatttttccgtattttatatccgtaaagtttaaataaagtttttcCGTATGACTTTGCCTTTTAAGGAATAATTCATcataaaagttataataaatatatgagccttgttctgagaaaactgggcttaatgcatgtgcgtaaaaagttatcccagattaccatgtgcagtccacacaggcttataaggtaCGACATTgtccgcctaaattagattttctgTAAGGATTGActttattgaaactaaaaatatcatacaagcgcagactgcacaggctaatcagggatgacacacacacacacacacacacacacacacacacacacacacacacacacacacacacacacacacacacacacacacacacacacacacacacacacacacacacacacacacacacacacacacacacacacacacacacacacacacacatgtgtACATGGACTTTATTTGATCTAAATGTGTATTTTCCAAGGGAAATTGATTAATTATTCCTTGGTGAAAATGGGCAAACACGAGGCGTGTCTAGATACTTGTTAATCTAAAATTTAACCTCTTTGTAACTACGGAACATATACTTATTTTTCTTTAGACGACAGACGCAGCAGAACAGCAACAACCAACGGCTGTCACGCCGACGGCAACGTCAAGACCGCTACAATCAAATGCAGCCGCTCGAATGCAGCAGGTAACTTTTTTACGGTCTAATTATACTTGATAGAcatgtaaaaatgcatgaatCTTGAAATATACATACATGGTATGGTAAATGTACGGGaacgcggggggggggggggggggggcgtaaaAGCAGGACGACGTCATGACACTGTATTAACATGTCTACTGAGGCTACCGTAATGCagcttattaaattaatattttccgactAACCTGATTCTATTCGAACTAGTTTgaacaataaattgataatattttaGACATTGTCAAACATCATGATAGAAAAAGGCCAATAGTTGGGAGTCAGACTCcagatatttaaataatactGATAAAATTAGTTTGAAGCGATCCATTCCCCGCTGCTATGTTACAGTACAGTTTCGATGAGGTTCAAACACTATAGGTGTGTTATGTTGTATATTGATGCATAGTTCATACAACACACCGACTAGCATTAAAAAAGCGAAATTTTAGCCAATCTAAATAACACCTGGCAACTTGTTGTGTTACCAAGTAGTGCCGAATTCAGACTGTTATTTTAGCACATGTTGTCGGTAACGTCATAGAGGTCGCATGTAACTTTTTAAGTTGTTTCATCCGCTTTCAAATAGGcgatattgtatattatataaaactaatcAAAAGACGCTCCCCACCTTGACGTCCTGATGTTGCTTTAGTAACGCTTATTATACGTCTCAAATAATGTGTAAATACTGTGTAGAATTTGCATCATAAGCTTAGTCTGTAAGTATTAAATTACGTTGCAAAATGTTTATTTCCATTGTAAAAACGTTTATTTGTAGTGATAATACAATATAGGCGTAGTCCTCATTTAATTTTGGATCACCTCACGCATAGTTCAATTTCACTTAAAGATAGTTTTAATTAAAGAAAGCTTGGGTATTTTGATCAATTTACTTTTGACTCTCAGTGTATACATTTCTATACAACAGGCAACACAACAGCACCAGACTGTTCAATCTACAGGGTTTGTCGACGCAGGGACGCCGACAGTTCAGTTCCGGGTCTCCACAAGGACGTTGATAGATGTGACTaggtaaatgttgttgttgttttttacgataaaaaaatgtgtttttttaacttttttccgGCCATTGGGTGAAATTTCGTGCCCAAGAGGAAGGGGGTCCCCCGTGTCCGAGATTGCTTTGTGAACAACTGTTTCTCTCTATGTATGAACATACTGCAGCATGTGTCTTTCTCCACTTCAAACGAGCTTAATGTCGCGCTAAAACTGAACCTGTTAGAGCAAAGTAATACCCTAAGAAAACGAAGTCCTCTGTTATTTGAATTTTGTAGACATATGCATATTAAGTGGTTTATTTCTggttaaaatgaattaaatttagaaTCTAGATATACTCACAATTTCGGATTATTGTGTGTACTAGCCTTATAGAGAATATGAAAGCACCGTATCAATTAACATTTACATCATCTTGTCCATTAATTCTTTAACAAACCATCCGTGAGGGTTAACTATGAAATAACATTGTAACCATTGTTTTAAAAACCTGGTACCGTATTTTTagataaataatacaattatgcTACAGTGAAATCGCCAATAGAGTAAAAACAGTATTTtgctgtgttttattttttcctttcatTTAAGGGATGTTTCTCAACCAGAAGACGAATATGGAGACACTGAGGTACCTGAAATAAGAACGTCAACAAGTTCAGGGTAACTATAGTtgaaatgttcaataaaataaaggGATTTTAGCATGAATTCCTATTTATATAGAAGAGTGGCAAACTATCAGTAGCCTCGACCAATCTACCTCCTAACCTCAACCAAATTGAAATGAATGTGGAGATAACACCATACAGGAAAGACGCTGCCGCACTGCAAGAATTTGACATTCATAGGAGAATCTTTAACTGCACTGCATTAATACGACAGAAGCAATACCAAATCTGAATGATTGatattatttcaatgtttatttttggcagcattaatttatattaaattaagtttAGATACAcgttataaatattgtttaaatcataaaGCCCTAAACATGGGCAAAACGAATGATACCTTATGATGCACTTACTCAgatatccaaataaattgtgCAACTTGCATAATAATTATGCTTTCTATTATTACCAGAAGAAGTAAACACTTATTCAGAAGCCATAAATAATCGAATACATTAACCCCTGATCAGAACTATGGTGCTGTCTGATCTAGGTATATACCCATACTTTATGAGCATACGCCAACTTTAAAAATCTAGAGAACCCATTTGTTCTAATTTTCATTTGCTTCTTTCAGACCTGTGACAACATCTGAAGAACTCACGCAGAAACCGGACATAGGTCTCCTTCCGAAGATTTAATTGTTTGGAGGTTAACTGCCAAGCATTATTCTGTTTGTGAATTTGTCTCATTTCTGTTCTATTTGGTCGGTTTGAGCAGGAGTGTCCATGTTCTAGTTTTGGATGTATTTACCGCTGCGCTTCCGGGTGGCACGGTTGTAATTGTTTAGTTGAAAACGTCCATGTGTAGTTACAATAATGTAAGTAAAGAATGGAAGCACTGTGTAATGTCGATCGTATGAACTTTCAGATGAAGGAGGCCGATAGTGACGCTGCAGCACAAACACTCTTCCAACAGATGTTTGATGAAGCTTGTACTGCTGGGTTTCTAATCCCATCCACCAGCTTCAACAAGAGCTTCATACCAGCCCTGGTTGGTGCCCTAGTCAATAACCTGGTTGAGAGCAGTCGGGTTGAGCTTGACCAGTTTGTCGATGGTAAGATATGTCTTTCAGCCTACTGCTAATTGAATTAATGCCGAACTCTTTAAAATAAGTCATACAAACAATGACACTTTCACCTATTTTGAAAAAACTGCTTAACCTTTTACTTTATCCTTCCCACATTTGACCCTTCTGCATCCATTGAAATTCCTCTTCGTGCGAAATTACTAAGTAGTAAAGAAGAATAGCGCCATCTTTTGCCGGAGGTCCCAGCCAGAGGCTGTGCTCCCCGCTGTGAAAAATAGCTCGTTGATTTGTAACTTTTTGATTTAGTAAATCGTATCAAGTTCAACACATTACTGatcaatgtttttaaatatattcataggACTGAAGACTCATCAGGTCCTTGAGTTGCTGCGTTTGAGGCCTGATGATAGCTACTGCATATTCAGCGGCCGAACAAAACCGGTGACTGTAGAAGCAGTTCGCTTGCTTTTGCATTTCCGATATCGGACTGGGAATCATGCAGAAACTGATCAGCAGACAGCTCAAGGTTTTCTGACGTTCCTCCGAGCTACCAAAGGTAGATAATAAACGTTTACAGCGTAGATCATACGTATTATGTAACATTATGAACACATGGGATGACTGACACAGTGTGTCCAAATATTAACTTACAACGAAAAATCTTAACAAGGGGGTTTGTCGCGCAAaacgttttgttatatatttctcTGCATAGAAatcgtattgcaatatatatatatatatatatatatatatatatatatatatatatatatatatatatatatatatatatatatatatatatatatatatatatatatatatatatatatatatatatatgtatattgtggcAACTAAAAGATATATTGTTGCAACTAACAGTAT contains the following coding sequences:
- the LOC127876853 gene encoding uncharacterized protein LOC127876853; translated protein: MTKAFINGTRQYGVPSRVRSDKGLENTGVGAFMISYRGPGRGSFITGKSVHNQRIERLWRDMYSACTNVFHQLFQHLEETGRLDLSSEVHMWCLHLVYVPLIQRAFDRFRDGWNCHRLSEERGRTPTQLYLQGMIEHAGRGHRGVDDMFFEPQEEQLSVSEEDYGVDEEAPVASANDDELQVSSVTTPIDHEQMAELTNRIRPLDSEDGLAVDLFEQAVSFCSQALNI
- the LOC127876854 gene encoding uncharacterized protein LOC127876854, with the translated sequence MEALCNVDRMNFQMKEADSDAAAQTLFQQMFDEACTAGFLIPSTSFNKSFIPALVGALVNNLVESSRVELDQFVDGLKTHQVLELLRLRPDDSYCIFSGRTKPVTVEAVRLLLHFRYRTGNHAETDQQTAQGFLTFLRATKGSTASVNGVKLQPNDVLMWLTGSATMPAVGFHKVIDVEFGDTLRVNTCALVLTLAEVPREVEDVVQHYSELLINSQTFQAE